agatAAAGATTATTTGACATTGCACGCCAGTGTTGTTTGTTATTGCATGCAAACTTAAAACCATTACAGAGTTATGACACACAAGGATTAACCAGGTGGAACAGAGAATTACAGTTTTAATCTGGTTGATATACTGCATAATTATGGCTACAGAATCTTGCCCTGCCAGACATCTTAAAATAGATATTGAGCATAATTCCTTATAAAGCTGAGTTTTTATACATGAGGCAGGATTTCATGTTGTGAAAACATTTCAAGTTCATTCATGTGttgcattaaaatttttttttaatcattatgaTCCAATAAATGGCAATGACATATCAATTGCTAGCATCCGCCCTGATTTCTACACTTAAGAATGTAATTATccaatgaaacacacacacacacacacacacacacacacacacacacacacacacacacacatatatatatatatatatatatatatatatatatatatatatatatatatatatatacagtacagaccaaagtttggacacacctgctcattcaaagagttttctttattttcatgactatgaaaattgtagagtcacactgaaggcatcaaaactatgaattaacacatgtggaattatatacataacaaacaagtgaactgaaaatgtcatattgtaggttcttcaaagtaggcatcaagagaatgccaagagtgtgcaaagcagtaatctaagcaaaggtggctactttgaagaacctagaatatgacatattttagttgtttcacactttttgttatgtatataattccacatgtgttaattcatagttttgatgccttcagtgtgactctacaattttaatagtcatgaaaataaagaaaactctttgaatgagcaggtgtgtccaaacttttggtctgtactgtgtatatatatatatatatatatatatatatatatatatatatatatatatatatatatattgataagCAATGGTATAAAGATTAACTTTTTACCCTCTATTTATTTCTTGATTTTTGCTTTTGAATAGTGTAAGAGAGATCTTTATTATGAAGTTGTCCTATTAGATGATGGCATTGGGTCTATAGTAAAAAGTAACAACTATAGTAAAAAAATTCACCCCTAGTAGAAAGCATGTTTTGAGTCAACGgaccttttttttacttacaattctgactttatactCTCCTCCACTTGGTCTTGAAGTGAAATCAATCCTCAATGGATGTCTCACCACCGGGAAAGGGATTAAAAATGCATGAGCTATATTCAGTAGGCCATTAGACTTTCtcagctttttttgtgtgtggaaaCTGTGAGACACCACTCTCCTGTATCTGCAGCACTCTGGCGTTCACTACAGAGTGATGAAGGGTAGGGGGGGTGACTTGCTGGTGGAAGGTATTATATGAGAAATTAGGTACAAATTGCATTCCTGCATCCTCATCACCAAACTAGAGCCATTTGTTTGAGTGCTTTGCACTAGTTGGACTCGTGTTACACCGAGCTGCGACACGTGAAACTTGCGCTACTGTGTGAATGCACGCGCTGCGGCTGCGGTATCGTCGCCCACcggcgcgcgcgcgcacacacacacacacacacacacacacacacacggcgcCTACTGCACCAGCCTGCCATCATCAGCATGTAGCAAAGGATCTTCATTACATTATCCACGCCGACAGCAAGTAACGCATAGAAGAGAAGCCTGTTCTGAGCGGCGTGCACGCGTGGATCCAGCAGGTAAGCGTTTATTAAAGCAGGAATGCACCTCACCCTGCTGTAGCGTATATGCGGTTTGTAAGTCGACTTGTCAACTCCTGAGCATGGCTGTGAGTCAACGCTGCAGCATTTCATTTGTGTTTTGCAAAAACGCTCCTGTTTGCGGTTAAACTTGGTCTGGATCAGAATGTTTGCTCAATCGCTATGCAGGTTCTTTTGCTTTTGTGTCCAGATAGATAAGGTGATCATTTGGCCAGACAAGGAAGAGCTTCTGGGACAAAATAAACAGCTTTGAAAATGATCAGGATGTGaactaaactttttttattgaatggaaaatatgaccattcaatgtgtgtgtgtgtgtgtgtgtgtgtgtgtgtgtgtgtattattattattattattattattattattattattagatagatagatagatagatagatagatagtgtgagtgtgtgtgtgtgtgtgtgtgtgtgtgtgtgtgtgtgtgtttctcaaaacaacaacaaaatggtCAAGTAGATGACACCGTTGCACATGAAAGCACACAAGTTTCCTTATGATACTCACCTTGCCTCTGGTTAATCTTAATTTTTATCAAATTAAATTCACAGGAATTTTAAGATTACcaatgtttataatattaagatTGATCTGCCTTTAGCCACCAAACCAAATCTCAAGCTGAGAAagtgttttgtttacattttcttaaataatTTGATAAATAACTGATAAAGGATTTCTGTTTGCTTTATGATCTTTGCTTCAACCTGGATTACATTTCTATTGAGGTTCACAAAAAAGAAGTAATATAACACATTGTAATTTGTAAATAtgatatatagtgtatatatatatatatatatatatatatatatatatatatatatatatatagtatgtgtgtatgtatgtatgtgtatatatatatatatatatatatatatatatatatatataaaaaataaagatattaagATTTAGTACAAATGTCGGTTTACTAcagttcatttaaataatagaGCTAAGattgttttgttatatttactgtgttcataaaataattgaatgcaaatgatttgttagttataagaaaataaatgattaattattagGAAGTGTGCATGTCACTGTTCTACTGTCTAATTCTGAAATAAACCAGCTAAGtggcattatattttttttaagtgcctGATCCTTACAATAAAACATGGCATATATGCCTAAAAAATGAAATCTAAAACTGCCTTCTCATAGCTAGTTATTGCCATATCTACACTGTTCAGTTAGTATCTGTAATTTAGAAATTGTATTCTTTCTAACAGCATCTTGCAAAGATGGTCTACCAGTTGCAATATCTCTGCCTGTGTTGTGCCAGGGCTGGATTTCACAGAAGGACAGTAATTATGACTTAGATTTTGCCTAGCATTTTTGATATTGACTTGCATGTATAAACTACTCATTATTCTCAGATTGGTCTTGCAGTTCTTCAGTTGGATCAAAAACCCACGACTGATAAATGAAGACTGGCTTGTCTTGTACTACACTGATCAGCATTGCTTAATCCATGATGGAGGAGAGCTGTGATGTAAGTCACACTCAtctttgtttgttgtgtgtgcgtgtgtgggcgCATATGCTCATGTTTACTTGTAATGCTTTTGATTTATCATAATGTCACATGGCTTGTGTGTGCTGTCTAGTGCTCTCCTGAATCATTGGCTAACGATGATCATTATGTGATGGCGAAACATGCAGTCGTCTACCCATCAGCTGAAGAGCTGGAGGCTGTCCAGTCTCTGGTGTCAGCCGTGGAGGGAGGACTAAAATATGTCTCCGACTGGCTCATCGATTTCACCAAAACCAGCACTCCTATCTCTACTGAACCTGTCGAACCTAACCCAAAGTTAGTTCCTCAAAATTTCAcatcaaataatatatatttatttaaggcACCTTATCTTTTAATGTGCCCGTCAATTTTATTTAGGTGTGGAGGGCCACTGGTTGGAGTCATGCGTGTCGGATCTGTGGCTAAAGGCCTCCTCATCAAGGGTCTGATGAAACTAGAGCTGGTTTTGCTGTGCCGAGAAAAGCCTACTAAAAGTCTGCTTCTCACGATCTGCACCAACCTGCCAGTGCAGATGAAGGTTTCGTAGATTTATTTAGAGCATTCCCACTGAGACCTCGGCAAGCATTTGTTTCCTTTAGAACTGGACTGAAAACTGCTGCTGGTATATTGTCCTTTCTTAAAATAACCAACCTGCCTGAAATGCTTCAGTGATGCGACTTGCTTCAGGAAGGCAATTAACTATCAGCTACTCTTCAGTGGATGAAGTTAAGCTGCAGAAAATGAGTCTAATTGCAAAACAGCCCATTTATAGTGGACTTTGAAGTGACCGcactgttttgtttggtttactACCTCATTTTAGACAGTCACCAACTTTTACCAATGTAGCTAACCTGATTATTTGTATTAACGTTCCACAGTAcgcttatacagtatatgcaaatGTGTTTCTAAGAGAGCTGATTTTTGTAACCTTGTCACATCGGGCGAAATTTATGCGCTTTCTGTAGCTGTgccttttctttcctcctttgCAGAAACTGTCAGAGGATATGCACACAGTGCAGCCCTGCATTCCAGAGGCAGCTATTCTAGTGTTTAAAAGCAGCAGACCTGATCTGCCTCTGAGGGTCATCCTTACTTCAATGCAGATGAAAAACCAAGAGCTGGAAAAAAACCAAGGTAACAGCTGCTGAGTCCATGTTGCCTGATGCAACCTTGATAAAAAAGGATCAGATAGAGTTCAGTCCACAGAATCCATCATTTACTGATCAAATTGttatgcagttttatttattgattccAAGGGAGGCTGATATAACTTCTTGATGATTCAACTCGACACTCGAGTTGTCTTGGCATGGTGCCTGGTGCTACTGGATTCTTGTTTCTTTTGACGCAGCAGCTGTTGCGTTGTTGTCAGAAGCCCTGAGATCTGGGCTTCCTTCTTTACAAatcttttcctcctcttttaTATAACACCATGGAATTGGTGCTTCCGAAAAATTCTAAAGAAtttactcttttatttttacctCCTTCTTCTTGCTTATTCTTTTGGAATATGGCACAGATCCTTTTTATTTCATGAGGGCACTAGTGATATGGACTAGCACTGTCTTGTTGGCACTTTTGCAGCTTATAATAATGAGCTCCCACATTTAGAATATGGCTTGTTAGAATATTTGTTCTCTCAGGACAATTTCCTGGGGTGACAAACATAACTAAATGTGACAATAATACCAGCATGCAGATAAAATGGCAAAACTCAAATGAGAAAAATCTAATTGTTGTACTTCACAGCAAAACAGAAATGTAGTTGTATGGAAAACTTAATGGTGAATGTGGTTTTTCTGGTTCAGAGCTCATGCTGGTATTCTTAGTTCTTGCCTATTAAAGCACATTTGGTCTGCTCACTGTCAAAAGTCTCTGATCTGCATCTTGGGTTGgcaaaataatgaaagaatttttatttaatttttgcatGAAAATAACTACTCTCCACCATGTTTTAACTTGGTCAGATCAGTGGGATCCTAACTGTAGTATTGCACTTTTCTGCCAGTGAATCCTGACAGAAAAGCTCATGGCGAATCTGTTGTGTGTCCTGTTTTGTTCTTCTCACCAGTGGAAAACACAAAAGTGAAAGATCCGTCTGATCTGCTGGACCAGCAGAGATGCCTGCTTGCTCTGGCCTCTCTGCGCCATGCCAAATGGTTCCAGGTTGGCCATCAGTTTGCACTATTTGGTTGTTTTGACATGGATAAATAGAAAGAATCAATTCACAGCTTGGAACAATTTGATGTTTAAAATTCAACACTGTCCTTTCAGGCTCCCAAAAATCAGACAACTTTCATTCCACCTCTGAATGATCCAAATTGTCTCTTACTACCTTTTTTTCCGGCACTCACCTTTCCTCTTCGCTTTACGCTTCTGAATTGCATGAtatcttttgcttttatttatacatcttTTATTTTACTAAGGTGTTGTCTGATTTCTGCAGGTCCGAGTGAGTGGGATGAGATCGTGTCTCATAGTTCTGCGGATCCTCAGGGATATATGCAACACAAGGCCAGCCTGGGCACCTCTTAAAGGATGGGTGAGTCGAATAAAGTGTTGCATCAGTATCCTTAATCAGTATCCTTAAGTCAGGATTCAGGTGATTAAAAcaatatgaaatgtaattaaattataatcaCAGTATGCAAGATCCACTGTTGCTGTTTTGAGAAATCATCGGGTCCAGTTTTAAGGGCGACgtagttcttcttcttttaaaatgcttattgtgttttttataatgAACTCTATATATTGTGTTTGCCCAGCCAGTCGAGCTGATATGTGAAAAAGTCTTTGCCACGAGTTACAGGCCCCTCGGACCAAGTGAGACTCTGAGACGGGTCCTGGAATGTATTTCCTCAGGCATTTTCTTGCCAGGTCGGTTTCCTTGAAGCCACTAGCTACAATGAGGGGGGTAGTGTATTGTTAATTTCACTAATAGGAATCATAACTAGATATTTCAGCTTCTTTTTCCTTCAGGTGGACCTGGGCTACATGATCCATGTGAAAAAGAAGAGGTAGACACTTTGGCAGCTATGACGAATGATCAGGCCGAACTTCTTACCTACTCTGCACAGGTTAAAACTTTCTCATTTGTATATGTGGAAAAATTAAATGGAATATTTGAACCAGAAAGTAACTAAATGTTCTGTATGTTTTTAGCATGCGCTAAGGCTTCTAGCTTTTGGACAGATTCACAGGTTTTTAGAGATGGATCTTCTTCCTACAGCTAAACTTGCAGTGGAACCCAAATTACAAGATGGAGAAGGTTGGTGTTTGTATGTGATTAGTATTATTTACACTGTATCGACAAAGTTTGTAGAAACCTGAGTATAAGATTTAtatttgaacatcctatttcaaATTTCATCcccttttgcttttataaaatcCTCCACTTTTTTGGGAAATTGTTCCACCTGCttttggttgtggagatttgtgctcattcagccacaagggtgttagtaaagccagttgctgatgtaggttgaggagacctgcggtgcagtcagcattctagtTCTATACCAGgctattcaagatcttccactccgacaCATGTAAACactatcttcatgaagcttgctTTGTACATAGGGGCATTATCtagctggaaaaggtttgggtctcctagtttaactaaagggaaaattttatacTTCTGCATCCAGAGATTTCCTAAACAATTTTGTGGAAGCAGTTTGGGGAACGGTCCACATATGGCTGCAAAAATCCCaaaaattttgtccatatattgtgtTTAATGCAATCTTTATAGACGTTTGAAATTAGATTTGCTTTTCTTGCAGGGACATCTCAGAAAAGAATAAATGGAGATCAAACTCCTGATGAACCTAAAAGCAAAAAGATCTGTAAGCATAGTAATGCTTGGttcttacatttttctttgatCATTTGTAACAAAAACTGTTTTAACTATCAATATGAGAATTTCTTAACAGTTCAGGCAATGTTGTTTAGTCTCAGGTAATGCTGCAGGCTTATTATCAACTGATGGCACAACAGATTGTAAGAGAAAAGTGGAACCTCTGTCTAAAAGCTTTGGCAATAAATCCAAACAAGGTTCTTCATCAACTAAGGTAAAAAgcgattattttaaaatacacagaaaatccTGTATTGTATTATCTGTTAAATATTGTCTAAAAGATTAACTGAACATTTAGCTAATGAACTGAAATTGCCTCATGAATTTGTAATGTTCTTTGTTAACAGAGCTCACACATACTTTGACAGTGGTGGCTGTTGTTTATCACATATCCAAAGGGTTATAAGGTTTGTTCTGGTCTCCAGGTTAAGCTTCAGGGCCCTGTTCTAACAGCCAGAGGTAAAAATCCAGTAATGGAGCTAAATGAAAAAAGGAGAGGTTTATCCTACAATCTTATCACTGAAAATGGAGAGAATCAACAACAACGCTTCATCATTGAGGTGGGAGAAATATTTAGTCAtactttttaatgaaaatgcatcattatttacagtataagcACAATGAAGTATATTGGATTTAAGGCAGATATTATTTATAGAAAACATTATTTCATAACATACAGTTGTTAAAGTTTGGAAACAGCTAGTCTTACATGgttttttttgagagacacgtgaattttccttctttaaatgccacaaatggTGTAATTTAAAGATATCAAGATTTacttgaccaaacaaatctataaatgtaccAATGTTAATGCATGAATAACAGATTTACACACTTGAACACCCTCCAGACAGTTAGTTACTCTAACAATCAGCTGGAATATTTAGCCATATCTCTTATAAAACTTAGTTATTTTTGACAATGCGATTCAGTTCATCGCATAGTAGCAttctttttgttaaatattcGTTTTAACTGGagtaagtctccaaccttccatgctccaaaacaacctcaaaccatATTTGACTGTGGGTGCGAGGAAATCTGCTAACATCTCTTCTATTTTTTCATCTAAGTTCTTCTATGTAAGATATACTATATATGTCACATTTGTAAGATATGTAagatatgcatgtatgtatctGTGTAAGATAtatgtcacatttggactcatctgtccacagaactttcttccagtcattcactgtttAATTCTTGTAttattttgccttttacctagtttttgcaaataaaaaaaggaccATGCATGTGGTCCCCAAAACGATAAAAGACTAGATGTTCCCAAACTTTTAATAGGCACTGTAATATGTAATAGTTTTATTTACACTCCAATTACACTGAATCCACTAGCCTGCTGTGTGTGATGGGTATATGATTTAGcgatattgtacatttatataaatgcattgaattacattttatctctggattttttatgttaaagcaaaaaaattccCAGTGGAATATATtcaacgaatgaatgaatgaaaaaaatgggTCAGGCATTATTGTCTAAGCTTCTCTGTGCATTTTTGAGTGATAATACTCATACTAGTGAACTTCGATTTTAACTTGTGTAGCTTCTACAAATAATTCGGCAGGTTTGGTAATATAATCAGCGTATAATAGTCTCTAAATATTGtctcaatataaaataatgtagagATCATTTAACTGTTATAACACCCAAACCCTGGGTTAACCATTCATTACACCTGATGAAGCCTCTTGGGTAAAATACAACGATTGTTGCTCAGACTTTCTGCTAATCACAGCTTTTAATTGGTCTGCATGGGATTTGATTTACTTGTATCTCATAGAAGTGTAAAGGGATATTTCCTGttcttagaattttttttatatgacaaGTCCTGGGTCTGTACCAAAACTGTTGTTTTATTGCTGTGTATCAGGTGGAAGTGGATGGACTGAGATTCAGAGGATGTGGGCCTAATAAAAGGGTCGCAAAAGCAAACGCAGCGTTGGCAGCAATAGAAAGGCTCTTTTCAGCACACAGTGCAAACAGCAATAAGAGGAAGAGGCCATATACAAAAGTAGGTTAAGGCATATATATCAAGAAAAGCTTTTTATCGAGTTTATCGATATTATGTTTGCAGGATGTTGTCTTCTGTCGTGGTCTTTTAGGCGAGTTCATCTGCTGTAAATGGGCTTTCCAGAGCAAAGAGGACTGTAACAGTGCCCAGGCCACTACTTCCTATTTTTCCTCCAGCTCCTGCATACTTTACACCAGGTATGtactgattttcatttataattaaaaaaattctacatttttatttatgactttTTGCAGATAACCACACATAGTATTTGTGCACATTTCTTTGCAGGCTTTACTCCGTACGGTTATGGTCCAGTGGTACCTCCACCACACGGTAGGTCTCTTTATCTAATAATAATCAGTACAACAATTTTCCCCTATTTCTATTCTTCCATTTGGGTACACCagttttctttttgtcattAAAAAGTCACTAAACTGAAATCTGTGGAAATGGATTCTTTAGATTGTTTCTAATAGAGTTTTGTAGGTCT
This region of Silurus meridionalis isolate SWU-2019-XX chromosome 27, ASM1480568v1, whole genome shotgun sequence genomic DNA includes:
- the LOC124380396 gene encoding spermatid perinuclear RNA-binding protein-like isoform X1 — translated: MMEESCDCSPESLANDDHYVMAKHAVVYPSAEELEAVQSLVSAVEGGLKYVSDWLIDFTKTSTPISTEPVEPNPKLVPQNFTSNNIYLFKAPYLLMCPSILFRCGGPLVGVMRVGSVAKGLLIKGLMKLELVLLCREKPTKSLLLTICTNLPVQMKKLSEDMHTVQPCIPEAAILVFKSSRPDLPLRVILTSMQMKNQELEKNQVENTKVKDPSDLLDQQRCLLALASLRHAKWFQVRVSGMRSCLIVLRILRDICNTRPAWAPLKGWPVELICEKVFATSYRPLGPSETLRRVLECISSGIFLPGGPGLHDPCEKEEVDTLAAMTNDQAELLTYSAQHALRLLAFGQIHRFLEMDLLPTAKLAVEPKLQDGEGTSQKRINGDQTPDEPKSKKIFSGNAAGLLSTDGTTDCKRKVEPLSKSFGNKSKQGSSSTKVKLQGPVLTARGKNPVMELNEKRRGLSYNLITENGENQQQRFIIEVEVDGLRFRGCGPNKRVAKANAALAAIERLFSAHSANSNKRKRPYTKASSSAVNGLSRAKRTVTVPRPLLPIFPPAPAYFTPGFTPYGYGPVVPPPHGALYFDGPVCPPQTITPVFLHLGAQDFCPDFYI
- the LOC124380396 gene encoding spermatid perinuclear RNA-binding protein-like isoform X3, whose amino-acid sequence is MMEESCDCSPESLANDDHYVMAKHAVVYPSAEELEAVQSLVSAVEGGLKYVSDWLIDFTKTSTPISTEPVEPNPKCGGPLVGVMRVGSVAKGLLIKGLMKLELVLLCREKPTKSLLLTICTNLPVQMKKLSEDMHTVQPCIPEAAILVFKSSRPDLPLRVILTSMQMKNQELEKNQVENTKVKDPSDLLDQQRCLLALASLRHAKWFQVRVSGMRSCLIVLRILRDICNTRPAWAPLKGWPVELICEKVFATSYRPLGPSETLRRVLECISSGIFLPGGPGLHDPCEKEEVDTLAAMTNDQAELLTYSAQHALRLLAFGQIHRFLEMDLLPTAKLAVEPKLQDGEGTSQKRINGDQTPDEPKSKKIFSGNAAGLLSTDGTTDCKRKVEPLSKSFGNKSKQGSSSTKVKLQGPVLTARGKNPVMELNEKRRGLSYNLITENGENQQQRFIIEVEVDGLRFRGCGPNKRVAKANAALAAIERLFSAHSANSNKRKRPYTKASSSAVNGLSRAKRTVTVPRPLLPIFPPAPAYFTPGFTPYGYGPVVPPPHGALYFDGPVCPPQTITPVFLHLGAQDFCPDFYI
- the LOC124380396 gene encoding spermatid perinuclear RNA-binding protein-like isoform X2, whose translation is MMEESCDCSPESLANDDHYVMAKHAVVYPSAEELEAVQSLVSAVEGGLKYVSDWLIDFTKTSTPISTEPVEPNPKLVPQNFTSNNIYLFKAPYLLMCPSILFRCGGPLVGVMRVGSVAKGLLIKGLMKLELVLLCREKPTKSLLLTICTNLPVQMKKLSEDMHTVQPCIPEAAILVFKSSRPDLPLRVILTSMQMKNQELEKNQVENTKVKDPSDLLDQQRCLLALASLRHAKWFQVRVSGMRSCLIVLRILRDICNTRPAWAPLKGWPVELICEKVFATSYRPLGPSETLRRVLECISSGIFLPGGPGLHDPCEKEEVDTLAAMTNDQAELLTYSAQHALRLLAFGQIHRFLEMDLLPTAKLAVEPKLQDGEGTSQKRINGDQTPDEPKSKKIFSGNAAGLLSTDGTTDCKRKVEPLSKSFGNKSKQGSSSTKVKLQGPVLTARGKNPVMELNEKRRGLSYNLITENGENQQQRFIIEVEVDGLRFRGCGPNKRVAKANAALAAIERLFSAHSANSNKRKRPYTKASSSAVNGLSRAKRTVTVPRPLLPIFPPAPAYFTPGFTPYGYGPVVPPPHGRQIVPCMFPARPQLPPRHVFPPNFHCFRPYF